In the candidate division KSB1 bacterium genome, CGGCATCTATCTTTTCCACGTCGAGGCCCCGGGGCTCGGAGAAAAGGTCGGACGATTCGCCCTGATCAAGTAGGGGTAAACAGCGATGCGCAGATTGGCCCGTAGGTCCTGGATGATGGCGCTCCTGACCCTGTGCTTTGCCGGCCCCGTCTTCTCCGGCCTTACGAAAACGGGCACCACGGCCGCCCAGTTTCTGAAAATCCCCGTGGGGGCCCGCGCGCTCGGAATGGGCGGGGCCTTTGTCGCCGTAGCCAACGACGTGACGGCCGTCTACTGGAACCCGGCGGGCGCCACGAAAATCCAGCCGCGCGGCGGGGTCTGCCTGATGCACACGAACTGGCTGGCCGACCTCAACTTCGACTTCGCCGCTGCGTGCGTACAGCTGGGAGGCTTCGGAACGCTGGGGGCCCATTTCACATCCCTGTCCATGCCAGACACCAAAGTGCGAACCGAGTTTGAGCCCGAAGGAACAGGCGAGTACTACAGTGCGATGGACATGGCCCTGGGCCTGACGTACGCCCGGGACCTTACGGACCGATTCAGCTTCGGCTTCAATGTGAAGTACCTCCGCCAGCAGATCTGGCACATGGCCGCCTCGGCCGTCGCCGTCGACCTGGGCTTCCTCTACCGCACGGACTTCCCTTGGCTCACCCTGGGCATCAGCGTGTCCAACTTCGGGCCCAAGATCCAGTACGCCGGCAAGGATGTATTCGTGAACTACGATTTCAATCCCAACGAGTGGGGCGATAACGAGAATATCTTCGCCAACCTCCAGACCGACCGCTGGGAGTTGCCTTTGCTCTTCCGCTTTGGGCTCTCGGCACGGGCAATCGAAAGCCCGTGGCAGCGCCTGCTTCTGTGCGTAGAGGCCCGCCATCCCAATGACAACACGGAGAACATCAGTCTCGGAATGGAGTACGCCTTTCGGGACCGGTTCTTCCTACGGGCGGGATACCAGTCGCTCTTTGAGGACCAAAGCGAGAAAGGCCTTACGCTGGGCGCCGGACTGCTGTATTATTTGGCCCCCGGCCTTCCCCTGCGTTTCGATTACGCCTTCGAGGATTGCGGGCGGCTGAGCACGGTTAATCGCTTCTCCTTCGAGCTCCATTTCTAAGGCTTGTCCTCGTGCTGGCCCAAAGGGGATGCACAGCCAGCACGGTCCCTTCGGGATTGGTTACGACCGGAAACGACACTCGACCCACAGACGGAGGCACGGCTCGGCATGGGGAGAGAAGCGTTCGAGACGCCCTACGGGTTCTTCCGTGAGGAGGGCTGGGAATACGTCATTAAGACCCCGCTCACTCCGAGACCCTGGATTAACGTGATCTCCAATGGAAGCTATGGACTCATTATCTCGCAAACGGGGGGAGGCTTCAGCTGGCTTGAGGACTGCAACGAGAACCGGATCACGCGCTGGTACCAGGATCTGATCCTGGACAACTGGGGCAAATTCTTCTACGTGAAAGACGAAACGGAGGGCCTTGTCTGGAGTCCGACGTTTCGTCCCGTGGGGGTAATGCCGGAGCTCTTCCGGTGTGTTCACGGTATCGGGTACTCTATCTTCCAGGCAGCGCAGTCCGGTCTGGTTGCCGAGCTCAGGGTCTTCGTCCCGTGGGATCGCAACCTCGAGGTTTGGACCCTCAAGCTGCAGAATCGCTCCCGAAAACGTCGCCGCCTCTCCGTGTTCACCTACCTCGAGTGGTGCCTCGGCGTCGCCTTCGATCAGCACCGCGAGTTTCACCGGCTGTTCCTGGAGACGGAGTACGACCCCGAGCTACGAGTCCTCTATGCCCGAAAGCGCCTCTGGGAGGTTCCTTCCGAGAGGGGCCACTGGAACCGTTCGTGGCCATGGATCGCTTTCCTGGCCGCCAGCGAAGGACCGGAATCTTTTGAGACCGACAAGTACCGCTTCCTGGGTGAAGGGTCCACCCTGGCTTGCCCGGCCGCAGTGCGCCAGGGGCGGCTTTCCTGCTCCGTGGGCAAATGGGGCGACGGCATTGGCAGCTTTCACCAGTCCTTCGAACTGGAGCCGGGGGAGGAGCGGGAATGGCATCTTTTCCTCGGCGTGGTCGGCGAAATCGGGGAGAGCCAGGACCTCGTGCGGGAATTCCGGGCCGCGGGCCGCGTGGAATCCGCCTTCCAGGAGGTCAGGGAGAGGTGGCGCCGGCTTCTCGCGAAGACGTGGGTGGAGACGCCCGATCCCGGACTCAACCTCCTCGTCAACATCTGGTTGAAGTATCAGGCTATTTCGGGAAGGCTGTGGGGACGTGCAGGCTACTATCAGCAAAGCGGCGCCTACGGTTTCCGGGATCAGCTCCAGGACAGCCAGATTTTCTTCTACCTGGACCCGAACCAGGCCCGCCAGCAGATCCGACGCCACGCCGAGCACCAGTTTCCCGACGGCCACGCGCTTCACTGGTGGCACCCCCTCACCGATCGGGGACACGACGGCCCCGTGAGCGACAACTACCTCTGGCTTCCCCTACTTGTGGCAAACTACGTGAAGGAGACGGGGGACTTTTCCGCCTTGCAGCAGCCCGTGGCCTTTTACGGCGCCGAGGAAAAAGCCCCTCTTCTAGAGCATTGCCTTCGGGCCGTGGATCTTGCGCTCACCCGGATCAGTCCGCGGGGACTGCCCCTCATCCTCGGCGGCGACTGGAACGACGGGCTCAATGCCGTGGGCCTGGAAGGGAAGGGAGAGTCGATCTGGTTGGCTCACTTCCTCATCTACGTGCTGAGGCATTTGGCGGAGCTGCTGAGACGGATCGGGCGGTCCGACCTCGCCGAGGGCTACGAGGAAAAGATCGCCCGGCTGCGCCAGGCCCTAAACGAACACGGCTGGGACGGCGCCTGGTTTGTCAGAGCCACCAAAGACAGCGGAGAACCGATCGGTAGCCGACAGAACGAGTGCGGCCGAATTTTCCTCAATGCCCAGACCTGGGCGGTCATCGCCGGATCCTGCGACCCCGAGAGGCAGTGGCAGGCGTTCCAATCCGCATTGGAGCTACTGCAGTGCGACGCGGGCCCCAGACTGCTTGCGCCCGCCTACCGAAGCCCCGATCCGGAGATCGGTTACCTTACCCGGTACGCCCCGGGAGTCCGCGAGAATGGCGGTGTCTACGTCCACGCCGCCACCTGGGCCATGTGGGCTGCCTGTGAACTTGGCCTCCCCCACCTGGCGTATCGGCTTTACCTCCAGATCTCGCCTGTGGAACGGGGACAGGCTCCCGACCTCTACCAGGTGGAGCCATATGTGGTCGCCGGCCATATCCACGGCTCCGACTCCCCCTACTGTGGACGCGGCGGGTGGACCTGGTACACTGGGTCGGCCGCCTGGCTGGTACGTGTCGTGCTTGACCACCTCATCGGCGTCCGCGCCGACTACGAGGGCCTGCGGGTGAAGCCCTGCTATCCACCCGAATGGGGCGAAGTGCGCCTACGAAGGTTCTTTCGGGGCCGCACGTACGAGTTCACCCTGGTGCACGATTGCCGCCTGGAACCGGGGCAGCGGCAGGTGGAGGTCGACGGGCAACTTCTGCCATTGGGAGCAGACGTTGTCCCGCTCGTCGAAAAGGATCCAGTAGGGGTTCGGGTCAGGTGGCGAGCCGCCGGAGAAAAAGCGGAGTTATGAGGCAAGATTGGCATGGACCTCTGGAAAGAGGTTCAGAGGGAGCCGGGGCACTTTCCGGCTGCGGAGTCTTCACGCAAGGGGAGGCTTCCTATGAGAGGCGCGTGGTGCCTTGGCGTGGTCCTGGGCGGGCTCCTGTGGATCAGTTCTCAGGCTCAGGATAACGAAATCATCTTCTTCAGCGATAGTCCGGAGGGGGACGTGTACGTGGACGCGTCGTGGGGGTCTTTCCGCGCGCCAAGCTACCTGGAGCTGGCGCATACGGACAAGTTCCCGGTGGACGCCAGGCATCCGTTCCGCGGCGCCCACAGTCTTCGCCTGCACTGGAAATCGATGGAACGGGGTGACTGGGGCATAGCGATCGCGTCCCGGGGGTGGCTCGGTTACGACTTCACCAAGTACGACAGCATTGTGTACTGGATCAACGCCCCGGCAGCTGTGCCGCGCGATGCCCTGCCGGATCTGGCCATCGAAGACCTGAGCAATAAGAAAAGCACGCGGGTATGGCTCGGCGATTACCTGGACGGCGTGGACGGGGACTCCACCACGTGGCAGAAAGTAATGGTCCCGACCACCGCGTTCCGGCCCGGCACTCAGAACTGCGACTTCACACGCATCAAAACGATCTTCCACTACCAGAAGGCAGCGGATGGCGTGGAGCACCTGGTCTGGATTGACGAGGTGAAGGTGATCAAAGCGGGCGCAGGGGGTCCTGTGGCCATGCGCCGGCCCACAGGACTCGGTGCCCGGGGCTACGACGGGCGCATCGACCTCTGGTGGACGCCGAACACGCAGCCGGAACTCATCGGCTATTACATCTACCGGGCCTCAAGTCGTTCCGGCCCCTACGCTCGGGTGAACCCCGTTGTGCACGAGACCCCCGTCTTCAGCGACTATCTTGGGCAAAACGACGTCACCCGGTATTACTACGTGACGGCCGTGGGTCGGGAATTCCAGGAATCTCCACCCTCCGACACCGTGCAGGCCACCTCACGCGCCCTGGCGACGGAGGAACTCCTCTCGTACGTGCAGGAGGCGGCTTTTCGCTACTTCTACCACTACGGACATCCTGTGAGCGGGTTGGCGCGCGAACGGAAGGGATCCGGCGACGTGTGCACCAGTGGTGGTACCGGCTTCGGCCTGATGACCATCATGATCGGCGCCGAAAGAGGGTTTGTGCCGCGCGATTCCGCCGCGGCCCGCACACTGAAGATCCTTCGTTTCTTGCAGGATGTGGCCCCAAGGTACCACGGAGCCTGGTCGCACTGGATCAACGGGAGCACCGGGGCAACCATCCCCTTCAGCCAGTTTGACGATGGGGGCGATTTGGTGGAAACGGCCTACGTTGTCCAGGCGCTCCTCACCATTCGCAATTACTACACAAGGGACAACCCGATCGAGCGCGAGATTCGCCGGCGCTGCACGGAGCTCTGGGAGCAGGTGGAGTGGGACTGGTACCGACGCACGCCCCCGGAGGATAAGCTGTACTGGCACTGGTCGCCCAACTACGGCTGGGCCATGAACATGCCCATCGTGGGCTTTAACGAGGCGATGATCGTCTACCTGCTGGCCATTGCCTCTCCAACCCATCCGGTGCCGGCCGAGCTCTACTACCGCGGGTGGGCCGGTTCGCCGAGCTACGTCAACGGCAACGTCTACTATGGGTACAAACAATGGGTGGGTCCTCCCTACGGCGGCCCCCTGTTCTTCACCCACTACTCGTTCCTCGGTTTTGACCCGCGGGACAAATCGGACGCCTTCTGCAATTACTTCGAGAACAACCGGAACATCACGCTCATTCACCGGGCGTACTGTATGGCCAATCCGCTTCGCCACGTGGGCTACGACTCCCTGGTCTGGGGCCTAACGGCCAGCGACGACCCTTGGGGTTACCTGGCGCACGAGCCCTTTAATCGGGATAACGGGACCATCACCCCCACAGCT is a window encoding:
- a CDS encoding PorV/PorQ family protein; the encoded protein is MMALLTLCFAGPVFSGLTKTGTTAAQFLKIPVGARALGMGGAFVAVANDVTAVYWNPAGATKIQPRGGVCLMHTNWLADLNFDFAAACVQLGGFGTLGAHFTSLSMPDTKVRTEFEPEGTGEYYSAMDMALGLTYARDLTDRFSFGFNVKYLRQQIWHMAASAVAVDLGFLYRTDFPWLTLGISVSNFGPKIQYAGKDVFVNYDFNPNEWGDNENIFANLQTDRWELPLLFRFGLSARAIESPWQRLLLCVEARHPNDNTENISLGMEYAFRDRFFLRAGYQSLFEDQSEKGLTLGAGLLYYLAPGLPLRFDYAFEDCGRLSTVNRFSFELHF
- a CDS encoding glycosyl transferase family 36; amino-acid sequence: MGREAFETPYGFFREEGWEYVIKTPLTPRPWINVISNGSYGLIISQTGGGFSWLEDCNENRITRWYQDLILDNWGKFFYVKDETEGLVWSPTFRPVGVMPELFRCVHGIGYSIFQAAQSGLVAELRVFVPWDRNLEVWTLKLQNRSRKRRRLSVFTYLEWCLGVAFDQHREFHRLFLETEYDPELRVLYARKRLWEVPSERGHWNRSWPWIAFLAASEGPESFETDKYRFLGEGSTLACPAAVRQGRLSCSVGKWGDGIGSFHQSFELEPGEEREWHLFLGVVGEIGESQDLVREFRAAGRVESAFQEVRERWRRLLAKTWVETPDPGLNLLVNIWLKYQAISGRLWGRAGYYQQSGAYGFRDQLQDSQIFFYLDPNQARQQIRRHAEHQFPDGHALHWWHPLTDRGHDGPVSDNYLWLPLLVANYVKETGDFSALQQPVAFYGAEEKAPLLEHCLRAVDLALTRISPRGLPLILGGDWNDGLNAVGLEGKGESIWLAHFLIYVLRHLAELLRRIGRSDLAEGYEEKIARLRQALNEHGWDGAWFVRATKDSGEPIGSRQNECGRIFLNAQTWAVIAGSCDPERQWQAFQSALELLQCDAGPRLLAPAYRSPDPEIGYLTRYAPGVRENGGVYVHAATWAMWAACELGLPHLAYRLYLQISPVERGQAPDLYQVEPYVVAGHIHGSDSPYCGRGGWTWYTGSAAWLVRVVLDHLIGVRADYEGLRVKPCYPPEWGEVRLRRFFRGRTYEFTLVHDCRLEPGQRQVEVDGQLLPLGADVVPLVEKDPVGVRVRWRAAGEKAEL
- a CDS encoding T9SS type A sorting domain-containing protein, which gives rise to MRGAWCLGVVLGGLLWISSQAQDNEIIFFSDSPEGDVYVDASWGSFRAPSYLELAHTDKFPVDARHPFRGAHSLRLHWKSMERGDWGIAIASRGWLGYDFTKYDSIVYWINAPAAVPRDALPDLAIEDLSNKKSTRVWLGDYLDGVDGDSTTWQKVMVPTTAFRPGTQNCDFTRIKTIFHYQKAADGVEHLVWIDEVKVIKAGAGGPVAMRRPTGLGARGYDGRIDLWWTPNTQPELIGYYIYRASSRSGPYARVNPVVHETPVFSDYLGQNDVTRYYYVTAVGREFQESPPSDTVQATSRALATEELLSYVQEAAFRYFYHYGHPVSGLARERKGSGDVCTSGGTGFGLMTIMIGAERGFVPRDSAAARTLKILRFLQDVAPRYHGAWSHWINGSTGATIPFSQFDDGGDLVETAYVVQALLTIRNYYTRDNPIEREIRRRCTELWEQVEWDWYRRTPPEDKLYWHWSPNYGWAMNMPIVGFNEAMIVYLLAIASPTHPVPAELYYRGWAGSPSYVNGNVYYGYKQWVGPPYGGPLFFTHYSFLGFDPRDKSDAFCNYFENNRNITLIHRAYCMANPLRHVGYDSLVWGLTASDDPWGYLAHEPFNRDNGTITPTAAVSAIPYTPDESIATIRYFYYQLGPQLWSEFGFVDAFHLGQNWFATSVLAIDQGTMAPMIENYRTGLCWQLFMANPEIQEMLSKIGWRSAVRSEAPHRPKRFALKPAYPNPFNSSTLLILELPRQAVVTTQLFDVVGRLAWRTTSHGPLPPGAHRIRIDGSSLPTGVYLCRVEAGPFVAVQKLVLVR